A part of Phoenix dactylifera cultivar Barhee BC4 chromosome 2, palm_55x_up_171113_PBpolish2nd_filt_p, whole genome shotgun sequence genomic DNA contains:
- the LOC103697454 gene encoding glutathione S-transferase U18-like isoform X1: protein MGSPFLFLSSSFFPTKRGEEGSAAGGPRPATPHGRRPVAVPAVPRPATAGRNEREKKAEQGSASPSIRRLPGYIPKKLPSAVRILIGALEGSKEQAIEQIFTTVQLLEDAFTKCCKGKKFFGGETIGYIDIAFGSWLGWLKAVEKMFGIKFFDGEKLPLLFGWAERFWSNDAVVVIMPQVDMLIEYSKAFEKKN, encoded by the exons ATGGGAAgcccctttctctttctctcttcttccttcttcccgacgAAAAGGGGAGAAGAGGGTTCGGCAGCAGGTGGCCCGCGGCCGGCGACGCCCCACGGTCGTCGGCCTGTGGCGGTGCCGGCGGTGCCACGCCCGGCGACGGCCGGTCGgaacgagagagagaagaaggccGAACAGGGCTCGGCTTCTCCTTCAATCCGGCGACTTCCTGGCTACATTCCCAAAAAG CTTCCATCGGCAGTCCGGATCTTGATAGGAGCGCTTGAAGGGAGCAAGGAACAAGCAATAGAACAAATATTCACCACCGTCCAACTGCTGGAAGATGCTTTCACGAAATGTTGCAAAGGGAAAAAATTCTTCGGCGGGGAGACTATTGGCTACATCGATATCGCCTTTGGTAGCTGGTTGGGGTGGCTAAAGGCAGTTGAGAAGATGTTCGGCATCAAATTTTTTGACGGAGAAAAGTTACCTCTTTTGTTTGGATGGGCGGAGCGTTTCTGGTCCAACGATGCCGTGGTCGTTATTATGCCACAGGTCGATATGTTGATAGAATACAGCAAGgcttttgaaaaaaagaatTGA
- the LOC103697454 gene encoding glutathione S-transferase U18-like isoform X2, with translation MAAAGEEVKLVGGWASPFVLRVRIALHLKGAGYEYLQEQHGKKSELLLKSNPVYKKIPVLIHNGKPICESMHIVEYVDEVWASRLKPHAGLTPADPYKRAISRFWAAYIDDKLPSAVRILIGALEGSKEQAIEQIFTTVQLLEDAFTKCCKGKKFFGGETIGYIDIAFGSWLGWLKAVEKMFGIKFFDGEKLPLLFGWAERFWSNDAVVVIMPQVDMLIEYSKAFEKKN, from the exons ATGGCAGCAGCTGGAGAGGAGGTGAAGTTGGTGGGTGGATGGGCAAGCCCCTTTGTGCTCAGGGTGCGGATCGCCCTCCACCTCAAGGGGGCGGGCTACGAGTACTTGCAAGAGCAGCACGGGAAAAAGAGCGAGCTGCTCCTCAAGTCTAACCCTGTCTACAAGAAGATCCCCGTCCTCATCCACAATGGCAAGCCCATTTGCGAGTCCATGCACATTGTTGAGTACGTCGATGAGGTATGGGCCA GCCGGCTCAAACCACATGCGGGCCTTACACCCGCCGACCCCTATAAGCGCGCGATCTCTCGCTTCTGGGCTGCATACATCGACGACAAG CTTCCATCGGCAGTCCGGATCTTGATAGGAGCGCTTGAAGGGAGCAAGGAACAAGCAATAGAACAAATATTCACCACCGTCCAACTGCTGGAAGATGCTTTCACGAAATGTTGCAAAGGGAAAAAATTCTTCGGCGGGGAGACTATTGGCTACATCGATATCGCCTTTGGTAGCTGGTTGGGGTGGCTAAAGGCAGTTGAGAAGATGTTCGGCATCAAATTTTTTGACGGAGAAAAGTTACCTCTTTTGTTTGGATGGGCGGAGCGTTTCTGGTCCAACGATGCCGTGGTCGTTATTATGCCACAGGTCGATATGTTGATAGAATACAGCAAGgcttttgaaaaaaagaatTGA